In Carya illinoinensis cultivar Pawnee chromosome 9, C.illinoinensisPawnee_v1, whole genome shotgun sequence, the following are encoded in one genomic region:
- the LOC122276592 gene encoding myb family transcription factor PHL7-like isoform X3, translated as MRSMYHAKKFSMTSLVPHKGQGGGGEPASTGGGVSGGSAAVVTKNSTPAASAGGTGKQRLRWTSDLHDRFVDAISQLGGPDRATPKGVLRVMGVPGLTIYHVKSHLQKYRLAKYLPESPGDASGFNDEKKSSGDSLSATDSSPGTKINEALRMQMEVQKRLHEQLEVQRQLQMRIEAQGKYLQKIIEEQQKLGGALKASETYPLDDDKQKASHSESPGGDSAKPSSPQKKQKVDDGLRDGLASSATPKRDQNKEFVNHWDQELLWK; from the exons ATGCGGAGCATGTATCACGCAAAGAAATTCTCGATGACGAGTTTAGTGCCTCACAAAGGTCAAGGTGGAGGAGGTGAGCCGGCTTCAACGGGTGGTGGAGTCTCGGGGGGATCTGCTGCAGTCGTGACAAAAAACTCAACGCCTGCTGCTTCTGCTGGGGGAACTGGGAAGCAACGTTTGCGCTGGACTTCCGACCTTCACGACCGTTTTGTCGACGCCATCAGTCAACTTGGCGGACCAGATA GGGCTACACCGAAAGGTGTTCTGAGAGTGATGGGTGTACCTGGACTTACCATCTATCATGTGAAAAGTCATTTACAG AAGTATCGCCTTGCAAAGTATCTTCCGGAATCTCCTGGTGATG CTTCAGGTTTTAACGATGAGAAGAAAAGTTCCGGAGACAGCCTTTCTGCCACAGATTCTTCTCC GGGAACGAAAATTAATGAGGCACTGAGGATGCAAATGGAGGTTCAGAAGCGTCTTCATGAACAGCTTGAG GTACAAAGACAGTTGCAAATGAGAATAGAAGCTCAGGGCAAATACTTGCAGAAGATCATTGAGGAGCAGCAGAAACTCGGTGGTGCACTGAAAGCTTCTGAGACTTACCCGTTGGATGATGACAAACAAAAGGCATCTCATTCAGAATCACCCGGTGGTGATTCTGCAAAGCCCTCTTCTCCCCAGAAGAAACAAAAGGTGGATGATGGACTTAGAGATGGCCTTGCCTCCTCAGCAACACCAAAACGTGACCAAAACAAAGAGTTTGTTAATCACTGGGATCAGGAACTTTTATGGAAGTGA
- the LOC122276592 gene encoding myb family transcription factor PHL7-like isoform X4 produces the protein MRSMYHAKKFSMTSLVPHKGQGGGGEPASTGGGVSGGSAAVVTKNSTPAASAGGTGKQRLRWTSDLHDRFVDAISQLGGPDRATPKGVLRVMGVPGLTIYHVKSHLQKYRLAKYLPESPGDGFNDEKKSSGDSLSATDSSPGTKINEALRMQMEVQKRLHEQLEVQRQLQMRIEAQGKYLQKIIEEQQKLGGALKASETYPLDDDKQKASHSESPGGDSAKPSSPQKKQKVDDGLRDGLASSATPKRDQNKEFVNHWDQELLWK, from the exons ATGCGGAGCATGTATCACGCAAAGAAATTCTCGATGACGAGTTTAGTGCCTCACAAAGGTCAAGGTGGAGGAGGTGAGCCGGCTTCAACGGGTGGTGGAGTCTCGGGGGGATCTGCTGCAGTCGTGACAAAAAACTCAACGCCTGCTGCTTCTGCTGGGGGAACTGGGAAGCAACGTTTGCGCTGGACTTCCGACCTTCACGACCGTTTTGTCGACGCCATCAGTCAACTTGGCGGACCAGATA GGGCTACACCGAAAGGTGTTCTGAGAGTGATGGGTGTACCTGGACTTACCATCTATCATGTGAAAAGTCATTTACAG AAGTATCGCCTTGCAAAGTATCTTCCGGAATCTCCTGGTGATG GTTTTAACGATGAGAAGAAAAGTTCCGGAGACAGCCTTTCTGCCACAGATTCTTCTCC GGGAACGAAAATTAATGAGGCACTGAGGATGCAAATGGAGGTTCAGAAGCGTCTTCATGAACAGCTTGAG GTACAAAGACAGTTGCAAATGAGAATAGAAGCTCAGGGCAAATACTTGCAGAAGATCATTGAGGAGCAGCAGAAACTCGGTGGTGCACTGAAAGCTTCTGAGACTTACCCGTTGGATGATGACAAACAAAAGGCATCTCATTCAGAATCACCCGGTGGTGATTCTGCAAAGCCCTCTTCTCCCCAGAAGAAACAAAAGGTGGATGATGGACTTAGAGATGGCCTTGCCTCCTCAGCAACACCAAAACGTGACCAAAACAAAGAGTTTGTTAATCACTGGGATCAGGAACTTTTATGGAAGTGA
- the LOC122276592 gene encoding myb family transcription factor PHL7-like isoform X2: MRSMYHAKKFSMTSLVPHKGQGGGGEPASTGGGVSGGSAAVVTKNSTPAASAGGTGKQRLRWTSDLHDRFVDAISQLGGPDRATPKGVLRVMGVPGLTIYHVKSHLQKYRLAKYLPESPGDGKGFNDEKKSSGDSLSATDSSPGTKINEALRMQMEVQKRLHEQLEVQRQLQMRIEAQGKYLQKIIEEQQKLGGALKASETYPLDDDKQKASHSESPGGDSAKPSSPQKKQKVDDGLRDGLASSATPKRDQNKEFVNHWDQELLWK, encoded by the exons ATGCGGAGCATGTATCACGCAAAGAAATTCTCGATGACGAGTTTAGTGCCTCACAAAGGTCAAGGTGGAGGAGGTGAGCCGGCTTCAACGGGTGGTGGAGTCTCGGGGGGATCTGCTGCAGTCGTGACAAAAAACTCAACGCCTGCTGCTTCTGCTGGGGGAACTGGGAAGCAACGTTTGCGCTGGACTTCCGACCTTCACGACCGTTTTGTCGACGCCATCAGTCAACTTGGCGGACCAGATA GGGCTACACCGAAAGGTGTTCTGAGAGTGATGGGTGTACCTGGACTTACCATCTATCATGTGAAAAGTCATTTACAG AAGTATCGCCTTGCAAAGTATCTTCCGGAATCTCCTGGTGATGGTAAAG GTTTTAACGATGAGAAGAAAAGTTCCGGAGACAGCCTTTCTGCCACAGATTCTTCTCC GGGAACGAAAATTAATGAGGCACTGAGGATGCAAATGGAGGTTCAGAAGCGTCTTCATGAACAGCTTGAG GTACAAAGACAGTTGCAAATGAGAATAGAAGCTCAGGGCAAATACTTGCAGAAGATCATTGAGGAGCAGCAGAAACTCGGTGGTGCACTGAAAGCTTCTGAGACTTACCCGTTGGATGATGACAAACAAAAGGCATCTCATTCAGAATCACCCGGTGGTGATTCTGCAAAGCCCTCTTCTCCCCAGAAGAAACAAAAGGTGGATGATGGACTTAGAGATGGCCTTGCCTCCTCAGCAACACCAAAACGTGACCAAAACAAAGAGTTTGTTAATCACTGGGATCAGGAACTTTTATGGAAGTGA
- the LOC122276592 gene encoding myb family transcription factor PHL7-like isoform X1, giving the protein MRSMYHAKKFSMTSLVPHKGQGGGGEPASTGGGVSGGSAAVVTKNSTPAASAGGTGKQRLRWTSDLHDRFVDAISQLGGPDRATPKGVLRVMGVPGLTIYHVKSHLQKYRLAKYLPESPGDGKASGFNDEKKSSGDSLSATDSSPGTKINEALRMQMEVQKRLHEQLEVQRQLQMRIEAQGKYLQKIIEEQQKLGGALKASETYPLDDDKQKASHSESPGGDSAKPSSPQKKQKVDDGLRDGLASSATPKRDQNKEFVNHWDQELLWK; this is encoded by the exons ATGCGGAGCATGTATCACGCAAAGAAATTCTCGATGACGAGTTTAGTGCCTCACAAAGGTCAAGGTGGAGGAGGTGAGCCGGCTTCAACGGGTGGTGGAGTCTCGGGGGGATCTGCTGCAGTCGTGACAAAAAACTCAACGCCTGCTGCTTCTGCTGGGGGAACTGGGAAGCAACGTTTGCGCTGGACTTCCGACCTTCACGACCGTTTTGTCGACGCCATCAGTCAACTTGGCGGACCAGATA GGGCTACACCGAAAGGTGTTCTGAGAGTGATGGGTGTACCTGGACTTACCATCTATCATGTGAAAAGTCATTTACAG AAGTATCGCCTTGCAAAGTATCTTCCGGAATCTCCTGGTGATGGTAAAG CTTCAGGTTTTAACGATGAGAAGAAAAGTTCCGGAGACAGCCTTTCTGCCACAGATTCTTCTCC GGGAACGAAAATTAATGAGGCACTGAGGATGCAAATGGAGGTTCAGAAGCGTCTTCATGAACAGCTTGAG GTACAAAGACAGTTGCAAATGAGAATAGAAGCTCAGGGCAAATACTTGCAGAAGATCATTGAGGAGCAGCAGAAACTCGGTGGTGCACTGAAAGCTTCTGAGACTTACCCGTTGGATGATGACAAACAAAAGGCATCTCATTCAGAATCACCCGGTGGTGATTCTGCAAAGCCCTCTTCTCCCCAGAAGAAACAAAAGGTGGATGATGGACTTAGAGATGGCCTTGCCTCCTCAGCAACACCAAAACGTGACCAAAACAAAGAGTTTGTTAATCACTGGGATCAGGAACTTTTATGGAAGTGA